The Hippocampus zosterae strain Florida chromosome 11, ASM2543408v3, whole genome shotgun sequence genome includes the window CAGGCATCAGGACTGCTTATGTAAGAAGGAGGACAACTGTTTGGATTTGTACCAgcggatacacacacacacacacacacacacgcacacacacacacacacacacacgctccgcGCAGATGTTATCCTGCATGGGAAACTTTGGCTTTAATAAGCAATGAATGAGGACAGAATAGCGCAAGGTCACCACAGAGGCAATAGTTAAGGCTACAGTTAAgtacatggttgttgttttttttgggggctaaagaTTTCGTCCCAAAAAGTATTCGGACAATATCTTGGACACTTTTGTCACAATCgatgtgaaaatgtaaaaaagaatcaaacattTTAGCTTCCATGAAAGATATTTGACAAATACAAAGGAACTAGCATGAAGCAATGACAGCTACTTGTTGTTAGCATCGTTGCTAATTGTTTGCGATTAGCAACGATGTGACCAGTGATCGATGAAAAGACGACACGACGGCTCGCCGCTCTCGTCCGTTGGCTGTTGACGAGTTCTCAGCGCCGAAACGGCAAATGTTGACTCAACGGGGTTCTTTGCATCGCGTGGTTTTTGATGACATTAGCATGCGCAACAGCTTCCGACGTCTGCTCTTTCTCTCTTTGCGGGATCGAGGCACGCTACTGGTCGGGGACCAGCTAAACTCAGGTAAATGACTTGGGCCTTTTCAACTAtctttctgtccattttttgggggggggggcgggatttAAACATAGCAGATGCTTTTACCGGAACTTAATTGCAGCCGCCTTGACTTGCTGCTTGTTGTTGGCTTTCGACCAGAGCGACATTCTCAGCTCTccgtgtcaatcaaaacaaagcagTATTATCTTTGAACAAGCAGATTCCGCAGCTGGTCGTCTGGTGTTGCAAAAAGGCCATGAGATCCGACATGTCCCCTGGGATGGgatgttggtgggggggggcaatttttcTCGTTAGTGGCTGAGATACGAGCTTCGGTTTAAAGGTCTCAGTAATCAGGAAATGACTCTGGGACAAATATTTTCCATTGACAAACGAGTGTGATGCTCTGTTTCTTTTGTTGACTCGTTCTGTTTGTGGATCGGGCTCTTGTCGTCGAGCAGGTTCTGGCGCTGAATAAGATTCTGGAATtcggccccgccccctcccatccTCCCTCTTTCCCGCGCTTACATTTTCTGACAGGGGGCAAAAATAAGCTtgcctcatcattttttttttttttttttggagtgtacAAGCCTCATTTTAGGAGGCAGTCCGGCACATTCGGGGGAGGCTGCAGCCGAGAAGTCTCGGCGTCAGGCGCGAGCCTCCGCGAATCAAAACACGCTTTGGATTTGAAGGAAGCCGAGTGTCCTTTGGGACGTGGCGGCGGACGCGCATGCTCGGGATGAAGCGGCATGCCGCCGCAGCTCTGCCGGCTTCCATATGGCTTCGGTCTCCaggatgttttgctttttaaatctTCATCAGGCCAAGGCGGAAAAGGGAGCGCGTACAGCAAATGCGCGGACGCTAGCGTTGCTTTTCTTCTCGTGTCCTTTTGCATTGAGCAACGATGGCCGAGGTTCGACCCGGTACAtccaaatgcatatttttgcgtCCACTGTTCTCTATTTTCAGTTTGGACTCACGATTCGCTTCTCTTTTTCACCTCTCGCTTGCCTCTCCGCAGTCTGACAGCAATGCCAGTTACTTGAGAGCCGCCCGGGCCGGAAACCTCGAAAAGGTCCTTGACTACCTCAAGTCTGGGGTCGAGATTAACATTTGCAATCAGGTGAGTTGagcagaaaaatggaaggatgaaagggccacttGAAAATCATTCAACATTTCGAAACACGCTAAAGTCGGTTAAGAAAGCGACTATATATTGTTTGTATTGACGACTTCAcgggtatcaaactcaaggcccgggggccagatcaggcccgccacatcattgtaTATGGCCGGCAAAGGAGCAAATCGCGcgcgtcaacttccatgatccttgctaaaatctgcacCAAAATGTCGAATTGTCACACGCAATAAATCACGTTGAgatttttgcaatcattttgttccaCGCGAACACTCGCTGAAACAATCATTGTACAAACGATTCCAGTTCATGCGACCGATTTCAAGActggtaatccatcaatttcgTTGTGTACGAGTAATAATTCCTAAACGTTGATTTAGTTCCACTGTCGCAACAGGACCTCCGATGGGAGACATCGCCCCAAAATGGCccccgacaaaaatgagtttgacaaccctggTCTAGTTGATGTCAAAGTGCAAGAAACTCTGTTTGCCCCGAAAAGTGAATTTGTTATTCACTACAGTGTTTTGCTCTACGACGATTAAgaaatatactatatatatatatatatatatatatatatactatataaatatactgtatacaagtATAATCGACGCTATGCTAATTTGCTTAGCAGTTGCCTTACGGGgattacaattattattattattatgcataACGTAGGCGCTCTTGGGTAAACATTGACGTAAGCAGTGACGTAATCAGTGACGTAGGGAGCTCCTCCCACTTGGCTCTTTGCCGGTGGAAAACCAAACGGGTTCTTCGTAAGAACTTGCTAAGCACAAACTAAGCGCAGCACCACCACGAACGAGCACCATTTTTTGTGAAGGGcggtgaggggagggggtggaaaAAGGGTCTCACAAGTTTTTGGTTTCCTTTCTCAGAATGGCCTGAATGCGCTCCATTTGGCCTCGAAAGAGGGCCATGTGGAGGTTGTGGCGGAGCTGCTGAAACTCGGTGCCGCCGTGGATGCGGCGACCAAGGTAAGCCGCGCTCCGCTCCAATCAACCTCACGCGGCTCTGATGATTTCGAGTGCAACGTTTGCAAATCCTAATGGTATGCATTCTGGGAGAGGTCTGCTCTTCTGAAGCCACTAAACAGTTTTGAGGGGGAAATATTAGCCTCCCATTCATGTCTGGCAGCCGCTTGCGTCGCTCCGCTTCTCTGCCACAGGCTACACGCATTCTGTTGACAAACATATCATGTGATGAAATATTCAAGAAGAAGGTCTCCCCAATTAAAGCCTTGCAATTGTgaccgtaccccccccccccccccccccccccccccagcggtcTGATGAATTAGTGGAAGGTCTTGGGGATTCGTTGTGTGCGCtgtcaacactttttttaactttagGCGGTCTTTGAGGAGGAGGTTGAAGCTATAGAGTTGTTTCTCGTTCCCTAATATTTTTATACGCTTTTGTGTTTGTGCTGATGTTCATCAAGCGCAACGTGTGCGACACCAAAGATGCCAAATGCTCACTTTCCAGTTTGGGTATCGGCCCGAGACCGATATCGGGTGATATCGGTATCGTCTCAATACCGATATCAGGTATCGACACTCCGCCATCCGTAATTGATATCAAGCCATCGTTAGGCTTTGAAGGACGATCTTCTCCAAAGGAAGTGGCCACTCAACTCAGAGATTTtgatccccgcccccccccccccccccttcagtaTTTCGATTGTGATTtaagtattatttatttattattatttattatttataagtaTTTCCCAAGGTTCGTCGTAACGAAGGCCTTTTCCCTATTTTGTGAGAAAAATCTAGTCGTTGTCATGAAGTGGACGttataaatgtgtttatttgtcaGAAAAATCGGCAATTGGAAAATGTATGACGTGAAATCGGGATTTGGAAATCCAGCGGTGAAAACGTAAGCGGCGTACCTTGAAACAACTATTTTGTGCCATATACTGTACGTTTTGGGCCTTTGTAGATGTTCAGTGCGCTAGAATCGATGCTAATGGTTCAACTAGTCTATAAAATGGATGTATGTTTGTTAGACGTCAAGAACAAACCATTCCTCTGCAGTCACGGTGATCTCATTTCCTCGGGAAAGAACAAGGCCCCCACGTGTCACCTTCGTGCGACGTTGCACTCCATCACGTGGCCGGCGGGGGCAATCCACAGGGGTCGATTTTGCCATCACGGGGGACGGCGCAGGTTCATAAAAACCTCGCGCGAGCATATTTACGACCGGGTGCTCGACAAGGGCTCATTTCTGCGCGGGCACGCGTGGCATCGGAAGTGACACGTTGTTGGCGGTACGAGCATGGCCGGGAGAGCTTTGTGACCGGCGTGTCACCGGGATACTTGGATGCCGACGTGGATATAAACAGAATTGGCCGCGCGCATAACAGGTGTGTGAGAGCTTTAACGGCATTGCCGTGGTGGTTTCGTGTAATCCAGAAAGGAAACACCGCCCTGCACATCGCCTCGCTGGCGGGCCAAACGGAAGTCGTCAAAGAGCTGGTCACCAACGGAGCCAATGTCAACGCACAATCTCAGGTGAGTTGTACACCGCACAAGTcacggcagcaaaaaaaaaaaaaaaaagaaagaaacggaTAAGCAAAAAGCACACCCCCCCCGACGTGGCTTCCCTTTCACTTGCTCATCACGGGCCGGGAATCACTCAGCTGCTCGGCTCCTCGCTCAGTCTGGCTTCGTGCCCAGTAGGCTTCAACCTTTCAATTTTACTGCCTGCTGTCACGTCAAGGTGAAGTCAAggtttttatactttttttggggggggggggtagttgttattctatatatatgtttttatgattttatgtcccatatctcgtttacaaatttttacattgtattttcttattgtctgtacagtgtccttgggtggcatgaaaggcgcttttaaataaaatgcatttttattattattattattacatattcTGCCATCATCAAAGTTACGCCGATATTCCTCGAgacattttccaaaacattcGCTTTTCCAATGACTCAAACAACGACTGAATCCGTTTCAACAAGCGCAGATTTCAAAGGCTTTTTGCTTCTCTGGCGTGTGCTTGGTTTTGTGCCGCAGAATGGCTTCACGCCTCTGTACATGGCAGCCCAGGAGAATCACCTGGAGGTGGTCCGCTTCCTTCTGGAGAACAGCGCCAGCCAGAGCATGGCCACCGAGGTACTGCACGTACTTCTCGAACAGTTCGCTTGAGGCCagcatacaaaaaataaaataaaataaaatgaagtgaaTAGAATCCCAAACATGCTAACGCTAGTCCGTCATTCCTTCTACCTGCTAATCGTTTAAACTATTTAGGAAAATCCaagaaaaatataatttgtaTTATCATTTGGAAGGCGATGTTAGATACAGCAACGTCATACTTTAACAATATGGCGTCACatactctcattttttttctcaaatatacTCTTACATAGCGGTATAAGCTAGCTGTGAGCAACTAGTCGGATGCTAGCTCGCGCTACTGCCAATAGCTATATTCAGATCTTCCTCGGCATCAAATTGAGCAGCTCGCTCTTGGTCTTGGGCCCCTTGTGCGCAGGATGGCTTCACCCCTCTGGCGGTGGCCCTCCAGCAGGGCCACGACCAAGTGGTCTCCTTGCTTCTGGAGAACGACACCAAGGGCAAAGTGCGTCTGCCGCCCTGCACATCGCCGCCCGCAAGGACGACACCAAAGCCGCCGCTCTGCTCCTCCAGAACGACCACAACGCAGACGTGGAGTCCAAGGTGAGGCAGCCTGTCCGTGCTCGGGCGggacagtttttattttatttttactttttttgccatttcttgCCGCCATTTTGAAGATCTCCTCCGCTCACAATGGTAGACACTTTTGCTTGTCGTTTTCCTCACTAACGCCGCATTCTCTCCTCTCTTGGCTGACTTTGTAGATGATGAATAGAACAACAGAGGTACACCTCAACTCTGTACATGACTTAGTCTCTCCATCTCAGCTCATAAAcagtctggggggaaaaaaaacaaaaaccctcgCCCACCAAAATGGTTCCCTTGAACTACTGCAGTTTTGAAGCCCCCTTTGTGCCACCCTTACCCCTTGTTTCCATTTAACGCCATCCTTCTCGTCCATGTCTTCACCCGTGTAACTTGGAAAGAGATGATAACTGATTAACTGGCGCATGTTTGGCTGCCTTCTTGGCTGgactccggggggggggggggggggggggggcggggacccAAGCTCTTCTTGATTTTAATGGTTTCATGGTGCCTAAAAATGTAAGCTTCGGCTGTTATTTTTAGCAAACGACTTGAGTCTCAAAAGTGACTTTGAATGTCGTAATTGTGTGATCCATGAAACTGATTAAGATGATAACCAGCGTGCGGAGCATGTCGAGCGGTTATCAGCAGTGGCTTGCCCTTAAAACCCGCATGGCAACAGATTCCCCGTGATGCTAGGTGATGCTAGCTAGTTTGCCGGGCtccgtttttttatttgaatgctGACAGAAGAGCATTTACACCAAATGCCATTAAGGTGCCTCTTGAAATTACCATGTTGATTCAtagtttaattaattaatcaccttttgagggggtggggccgggggggggggggtgatagtccagtggttagcgcgtcgacttcacagtgcggaggtaccgggttcgattccagctccggcctccctgtgtggagttggcaagGTTCTCCCTGCGCCTGtgcggcttttctccgggtactctccgcctattgcccgaagacagctgggataggctccagcacacccgcgacccccTCCAATGCCAATGCTGTCATTGAAGAGAATGCGCAGCTTGTTCAGAGCAaaggatcacccccccccccccccccccccaaccccccgcacACTGATCTGTTGCTAATTACTGCATTTTTGGCTTTGGTGACTCTCAGCCTTCACACGCAATTTCCAAGGGAATTGTAAACTGTAGTTGCCGAAAGCATTTTGCATTGTACAAGAGTAGCTTGGCTGCTGCGATGTCTTTGGGAGTAAAATGTATACCCCACTCCCAAAAACGAAATAAGATGATAAGAATAACAATCATGTTTTGATATTTCGTATCTTTCGTTGACTTGGTTGTTTGAGACATTATATATCTGTCAGCAAACACCCCTGGATTATCAGTAATGTGGAATGATTACACAGCTTAATTTGGAACGGTTGTGTCATTTGGACAGCTGTCGCTCACTAAGCCAGGAAATGACTCTGATTCGGGATGTCGTGTTCATTTGCAGGGGCCATTTCCGCCACCTTAACCAAACGACAACATTTGTTTTAGTCTAATtaatcatatacagtatgaagTTCAATGCTGTACGGATATGCGCATGTGTGCGGATCGCTACAGATGTGTTTCGCAAGTCAAAATTTTGCTTTTAACTAATCAATCgctgacatcatcatcaaaggCCAGCGCTGTGGCTCGGCGAGGACTCGTTTGAAATCTAATTAGTTCAAGAAACTGTTTCGTTGCTCATATTGTTAATCCGACAGCACTTTTTGTTCTGAGGGCCCTGGGCAGATGACAATGACATGGCAACAGGGACAatcctgaaatctgattggacaggataaaaaaatgaagaaaataggtTATAAACgtaggtcagtgcttctgatGGTATTTAGACCCGCGCCCAACGCTGAATAAAGCACGTCCATaaccagatgtgtgtgtgtggaggggggggcaatggggaaaaaaagtagcgtGCGTCCTTGTGTGAGTGGACTTAAGTGTTGGCATGGATttgagtgtgtgcattttttttttaaatgattttaataTAATGTGCTTGCCCTTGTATCTGTGTGTTCCAATCAGAGTGGCTTCACCCCACTTCACATTGCAGCCCACTACGGCAACATTAACGTGGCCACGCTGCTTCTGAACCGAGGGGCTGCTGTGGACTTCATGGCCAGGGTGAGTTGAGTGCAGCCTCCGCTGTCCGCAATCATCCGCCACCGCCAATCAGGATGCCGTGCTGTGTCACATGATCACGGCCGAATCAAATTGTTTCGAGCTTCAAATGTCTACGACGAACACTGAAAAcgagataataaaataataagtaaTACAACGAACTGCTAAATGGTGGCATTTTGCTCCTGAAATTTGGTTGTGAGTAATGCTTGGTAGAACATTGAGGGGAGATAGCTAGGTAGGTAGTTAGCAAGCTAATGttgctggctagctagctaggtattTGTTTCGTATACGTAGGTGACAGTGCACAGAATATCACAGAAAACATCATTTGATTCCACAATTTAAAAAGTCCAAAGCCAGAACAAGATTTTGTTCCAATGTTATTTGCTTGCGGGCTTGTAATTTGTTTCCACATTTGACTTAAGTGAACCAGAGTCAGCACAAGTCCATAATTGCATCAGCTAATGTCTGGAGGAGCGTTTGAGCGGCTTTCTGGCTTTAATCACATGTTGCCGCGGTACAAGTAGGAGGCCTGCAAACGGGAATAGCCACACGCACGCCGCTATCATAGTAATTAAACGCCATACGATGTTTGTTTTGGTGTCTCGCTAATAACGAACCACTGCTTGTAGTAATTTGCCATTGTCTCTTTCCCCGCCTTCAGAATGACATCACGCCGCTCCACGTGGCCTCCAAAAGAGGCAACAGTAACATGGTCAAGCTGCTACTGGATCGAGGCTCCAAAATAGATGCCAAGACCaaggtgacaaaatattttttttcccaaatggaaatgccatagatgggctaatgCACTGCATCGATATGGCGGGGTCATAATGCTCCAAGCAACTGAACTTCaacagtgcagcaacacatgtagacagacataaCAGTCCTCACATGCGTGAGGACTGTTATGCGGTCAGACCTACATTCAATTATTGgctgcatgatgatgatgatgatgatgaggatgatgattggATTACCCTGCCACCTGGTGGCTAGCTCATGCACATCATGATGCGCAAACAGTTTAATACTTCATATTGTGTTGAATAatttcttatattttgttttttacacacaAGACAACCGATCAAATGACGGGGAGAGAAAAATCTCCCAAATTTGGCAGATTTTGTTTTGGGCCAATTTTCCTCTCTGTTCTAAAGTTAAAGAAATACTCAAGAACAGAGTCgtgtaaaacagtcaaatgttctgcctgtaattTATATGTTTattgcggctcggaagatgaatgaatgaatgaatgattttttttcattcattcattcatcttccaagccgcttgatcctcactagggtccgggggggtgctggagcctatcccagctgtcttcgggcagtaggcgggggacaccctgaatcggttgccagccaatcacagggcacacagagacgaacaaccatccacgctcacattcacacctagggacaatttagagcgtccaatcagcctgccacgcatgtttttggaatgtgggaggaaaccggagcacccggagaaaacccacgcaggcccggggagaacatgcaaactccacacagggaggccagagctggaatcgaacccggtacatctgcactgtgaagccgacgtgctaaccactgactaccgggctgccctgattttattctgccaaataacGGAATCTGTATTGGCCGGAAATAAAAAAACCCTATGAGTTGGGCCCTACTAAAAACCTCCTTTGTTCTCCTGGCAGGATGGTCTGACTCCCCTCCACTGCGGGGCGAGAAGCGGTCATGCACAGGTGGTGGAAATTCTGCTGGACAGAGGCGCTCCCATCCTCTCCAAGACCAGGTAGCTCCTGGGCAGCAGTGGTTCAGGAAAGGTCCTAAACATGCTTAAAAGTCAAGTTTGTTTTTCAACCCGTGGGCAGCGATATACGAGAGTCCAATGTTACCTTGACTTATGAGTTTTTTTCCAGTATCTCGGTTGCTTTGTTGGTTAGGGTTGCAAACAGAAATTTCACTTACGGAGCTCGATAGCGGCGGTGAACTTCAACATCACCAGGCCATCATTAGTTCACACATCGGTAAAATTTAAATACAGATGATACACACTAGCCATGTTTTTACAGAATTTacggcattttatttttaaaagtgtttaaaaagctTTAACAcatatcgagagagagagagagagagagagagagagagagagagagagagagagagagagagagagagagagagagagagagagagagagagagagagagagagagagagagagagagagagagagagagagagagagagagagagagagagagagagagagagagagagagagagagagagagagagagagagagagagagagagagagagagagagagagagagagagagagagagagagagagagagagagagaaacagcaGTGGCTAATGCAAAAATATTGTGACGCTGGACTGATCCCTCAAAGTAAATAGTGTGCCGCCATCGAGTGGTCGGCTGTGGAATTACACCCAATATAAACAACTGTTTGACCACAATAGTTATTCACCGTAGAAAGCACATCTGTGAAAGAGCGTGACCACAGACCTGGAATCCATGATGATTTCcaaaaatgccaacattttgttgtttgcgtcaTCTTGAAACGAAATAAACTCGTAATTCAAGGTAGCGGtgtagatgattttttttgggggggggttcacattGTCAGTGAGACTCTGAATAAGTATCGGCACAAGTGAATGAATGAGCTCTTCCCCGTACTTTTCCAGTCACACGGCAGCGCTTTtattgttgccatggcgacgcgGTGCGGCACCGTCGAGCCGCACAGAAAACACGGCCGCTTTGACCTGGCGGGACCACCAATGTAACCACGT containing:
- the LOC127610055 gene encoding LOW QUALITY PROTEIN: ankyrin-3-like (The sequence of the model RefSeq protein was modified relative to this genomic sequence to represent the inferred CDS: inserted 1 base in 1 codon); translated protein: MAHAASQLKKNRGEVDVNALEDEKEKRRKSRRAMSREQKRKSDSNASYLRAARAGNLEKVLDYLKSGVEINICNQNGLNALHLASKEGHVEVVAELLKLGAAVDAATKKGNTALHIASLAGQTEVVKELVTNGANVNAQSQNGFTPLYMAAQENHLEVVRFLLENSASQSMATEDGFTPLAVALQQGHDQVVSLLLENDTKGKVRLPXLHIAARKDDTKAAALLLQNDHNADVESKMMNRTTESGFTPLHIAAHYGNINVATLLLNRGAAVDFMARNDITPLHVASKRGNSNMVKLLLDRGSKIDAKTKDGLTPLHCGARSGHAQVVEILLDRGAPILSKTR